Proteins from a genomic interval of Streptomyces sp. NBC_01445:
- a CDS encoding nitroreductase family deazaflavin-dependent oxidoreductase, giving the protein MTTIDWDHPTDPKPGTWQLDHVKQYVANGAEGQYWNGTQTLLLTTIGRKSGDPVRTPLIYGEADGAYLIVASKGGDPAHPLWYRNLREHPEVRIQVGPTILQGTARTATAEERAAYWPLMVKHWPAYDEYQAKTDREIPIVVIEPATAPEG; this is encoded by the coding sequence GTGACCACTATCGACTGGGACCACCCGACCGACCCCAAGCCGGGCACCTGGCAGCTGGACCACGTCAAGCAGTACGTGGCCAACGGGGCCGAGGGCCAGTACTGGAACGGCACTCAGACCTTGCTGCTGACCACCATCGGTCGCAAGTCGGGTGATCCGGTGCGTACGCCGCTCATCTACGGTGAGGCGGACGGCGCCTACCTGATCGTCGCGTCCAAGGGCGGTGACCCCGCGCACCCGCTCTGGTACCGCAACCTGCGGGAGCACCCCGAGGTGCGGATCCAGGTCGGGCCCACCATCCTGCAGGGCACGGCCCGTACCGCGACCGCCGAGGAGCGGGCCGCTTACTGGCCGCTGATGGTCAAGCACTGGCCCGCGTACGACGAGTACCAGGCGAAGACGGACCGCGAGATCCCGATCGTCGTCATCGAACCGGCCACCGCCCCCGAGGGCTGA
- a CDS encoding pyridoxamine 5'-phosphate oxidase family protein, which translates to METTGIVRRQTAERMRDALERLVTERDVWVSTAHPDHGPHQVPLWFLWEGRAVWMCTSATSVTARNVRKEPRVRLALPDTFDVVLLQGEAECFPDQEVPGGAAEAFADKFGWDPRVEEGSFLYVRVVPRTVRAWRGEPELRGRVIMRDGMWLE; encoded by the coding sequence ATGGAGACCACGGGAATCGTTCGCCGGCAGACGGCGGAGCGTATGCGCGACGCTCTGGAGCGGCTCGTTACCGAGCGGGATGTATGGGTGTCGACGGCTCACCCTGATCACGGGCCGCACCAGGTGCCGCTGTGGTTCTTGTGGGAGGGGCGAGCAGTGTGGATGTGCACCAGCGCCACTTCCGTGACTGCGCGGAACGTCCGCAAGGAGCCGCGCGTGCGCCTGGCGCTACCGGACACCTTCGATGTGGTGCTCCTCCAGGGTGAGGCGGAGTGCTTCCCGGACCAGGAGGTGCCCGGAGGCGCAGCGGAGGCATTCGCCGACAAGTTCGGCTGGGATCCACGCGTGGAAGAGGGTTCCTTTCTGTATGTACGAGTGGTCCCGAGGACTGTGCGCGCTTGGCGCGGCGAGCCGGAACTACGCGGGAGAGTCATCATGCGCGACGGAATGTGGCTGGAATAA
- a CDS encoding RNA-guided endonuclease InsQ/TnpB family protein — MIRAYKFVMRPTVRQAQALGEMLRDHCSLYNGALQERRDAYRHASKTSIKYGQQSAQLKDIRAFDPERQGRWSFSSQQATLRRLDKAFAAFFRRVKSGEKPGYPRFRGVNWFDTVEFPKDGDGCRWDSTPHDPVTRVRLQGVGHVKVHQHRAVAGRVKTVSVKREGRKWFVVLSAEQVQPEPLPATGLVVGIDLGIANFLADSNGGFVPNPRHGAKSAAKLEAAQQALSRFLRVRRDKRTANHRRAVEKVAKLHRKIRRQRLDHAHKTALDLVRQHDVIAHEDLKIRNMVRRAAPKPDPDKSGAFLPIGASAKTGLNRSIADAGWGVFLTILAAKAESAGREVIAVGPRNTSRQCPECGHTGAENRPTQEKFHCVSCGHTAHADTVGATNVLRAGLVRREAAPA, encoded by the coding sequence GTGATTCGTGCGTACAAGTTCGTCATGCGGCCCACGGTGCGGCAGGCTCAGGCGCTCGGCGAGATGCTGCGTGATCACTGCTCGCTTTACAACGGTGCGTTGCAGGAGCGTCGTGACGCTTACCGGCACGCCTCGAAGACGAGCATCAAGTACGGGCAGCAGTCCGCACAGCTCAAGGACATCCGGGCGTTCGACCCGGAGCGGCAGGGCCGTTGGTCGTTCTCCAGTCAGCAGGCCACGCTCCGGCGGTTGGACAAGGCGTTCGCGGCGTTCTTTCGCCGGGTCAAGTCCGGTGAGAAGCCCGGCTATCCGCGCTTTCGTGGGGTGAACTGGTTCGACACGGTGGAGTTCCCGAAGGACGGGGACGGCTGCCGGTGGGACTCCACGCCGCACGACCCGGTGACTCGCGTCCGCCTTCAAGGTGTCGGGCACGTCAAGGTGCACCAGCACCGGGCGGTGGCCGGCAGGGTCAAGACCGTCAGTGTCAAACGTGAGGGCCGGAAGTGGTTCGTCGTGCTGAGTGCCGAACAGGTCCAGCCCGAACCGCTGCCCGCGACGGGTCTGGTCGTCGGCATCGACCTGGGTATAGCCAACTTCCTCGCCGATTCCAACGGCGGATTCGTCCCCAACCCGCGCCACGGGGCGAAGAGCGCCGCGAAGCTCGAAGCCGCACAGCAGGCCCTGTCGAGGTTTTTGCGTGTGCGCCGCGACAAGCGGACAGCCAACCACCGGCGTGCGGTCGAGAAGGTCGCGAAGCTGCACCGCAAGATCCGCCGGCAGCGCCTCGACCACGCACACAAAACCGCCCTTGACCTCGTACGCCAACACGATGTCATCGCGCACGAAGACCTCAAGATCCGCAACATGGTCCGGCGCGCCGCGCCGAAGCCCGACCCTGACAAGTCGGGAGCCTTCCTGCCCATCGGGGCCAGTGCGAAAACGGGACTCAACCGCTCGATTGCCGATGCCGGATGGGGGGTGTTCCTGACGATCCTGGCCGCCAAGGCTGAAAGCGCCGGACGGGAAGTGATCGCCGTGGGCCCCCGCAACACCTCCCGCCAGTGCCCCGAATGCGGGCATACCGGCGCGGAGAACCGGCCCACACAGGAGAAGTTCCACTGCGTCTCGTGCGGCCACACAGCGCACGCTGACACGGTGGGCGCCACCAACGTTCTACGGGCCGGGCTGGTCCGTCGCGAAGCCGCGCCGGCGTAG
- a CDS encoding DUF5994 family protein: MTTTAERGVARALVPPHPTRYSLTPKTTLASQLDGAWWPYSRDLSTELPPLVEALEGRLGRITRAMVNPTRWPVVPHKVPISGHTVHMGWFTELDPDKLILLSYTVGRFDLLVIPPGTEPAAAARLLTAAAIPGGVLTAGVLMSDEAETGRRIRDARSSEDTWENDGGSALPPLRHPVVGARMIPLPGNMRR, encoded by the coding sequence ATGACCACGACCGCCGAACGCGGAGTGGCACGGGCGCTTGTTCCCCCGCACCCGACACGCTATTCCCTGACGCCGAAGACCACCCTCGCCAGCCAGTTGGACGGTGCCTGGTGGCCCTACTCGCGCGATCTCTCCACCGAGCTTCCACCCCTGGTCGAAGCGCTGGAAGGGCGTTTGGGGCGCATTACGCGCGCCATGGTGAACCCCACCCGCTGGCCCGTCGTCCCGCACAAGGTTCCCATCAGCGGGCACACGGTGCACATGGGCTGGTTCACCGAACTGGATCCCGACAAGTTGATCCTTCTCTCCTACACCGTCGGCCGCTTCGACCTGCTGGTGATCCCGCCCGGGACCGAACCCGCCGCAGCCGCCCGACTCCTGACCGCCGCCGCCATCCCCGGCGGTGTCCTCACTGCCGGTGTGCTGATGTCCGACGAAGCCGAGACCGGCCGCCGTATCAGGGACGCCCGAAGCAGCGAGGACACCTGGGAGAACGACGGCGGGTCCGCCCTGCCGCCCCTCCGGCATCCGGTCGTGGGCGCACGGATGATCCCTCTGCCGGGGAACATGCGGAGATGA